In Saccharicrinis fermentans DSM 9555 = JCM 21142, a genomic segment contains:
- a CDS encoding tyrosine-type recombinase/integrase, whose amino-acid sequence MCNSFATHLLEHGVDLRYIQTFLGHVSSTTTEIYTHVSKRSLANIKSPLDQITEHK is encoded by the coding sequence ATTTGCAACTCATTTGCAACTCATTTATTAGAACATGGTGTCGACCTTAGATACATTCAAACGTTTTTAGGTCATGTATCGAGTACCACAACAGAAATTTACACACATGTAAGCAAACGATCTCTTGCAAATATAAAAAGCCCTTTAGACCAAATTACGGAACATAAATAA
- a CDS encoding ATP-binding protein: protein MDLLIIDDFAVRKMDGQQLLEFMELIEDQHARNSTIIMRQLKVVGWYDVMLSNTAAADAIMGRIVHTAYRFDLKGDTRRK, encoded by the coding sequence ATGGATCTGCTCATCATTGATGATTTTGCTGTAAGAAAAATGGATGGCCAACAGTTACTGGAATTTATGGAGCTTATTGAAGACCAACACGCAAGAAATTCCACTATTATCATGCGCCAGTTAAAGGTTGTAGGCTGGTACGATGTAATGTTGTCGAACACTGCGGCTGCCGATGCCATTATGGGTAGAATCGTACATACCGCATACCGCTTCGATCTTAAAGGAGATACAAGGCGTAAATAA